From a region of the Lactuca sativa cultivar Salinas chromosome 4, Lsat_Salinas_v11, whole genome shotgun sequence genome:
- the LOC111895871 gene encoding CLAVATA3/ESR (CLE)-related protein 12 — protein sequence MVAGISRSPTTLIIVISLTILLLWYTTTTTTIIFRQPPPTVKANHIVKEKQQDQHYRLTRRVLINRKVLSPTTNFDFTPFLHGDHHQHHQHPAAVPEIDPRYGVEMRLVPTGPNPLHH from the coding sequence ATGGTAGCCGGAATTTCACGATCACCCACAACTCTCATCATTGTAATCTCTCTCACCATCCTCCTCTTATGGTACACAACTACAACCACCACCATTATTTTCCGGCAACCACCTCCAACTGTAAAAGCCAATCATATCGTAAAGGAAAAACAACAGGATCAACATTACAGGTTGACACGCCGTGTATTGATCAACAGGAAAGTGCTATCACCAACCACAAACTTCGACTTCACACCGTTTCTTCATGGGGATCACCACCAGCACCACCAGCATCCGGCGGCAGTGCCAGAGATTGACCCAAGATATGGAGTTGAGATGCGGCTTGTCCCGACAGGTCCGAACCCATTACACCACTGA